Within the Iodidimonas sp. SYSU 1G8 genome, the region GAAGGTGTTGAAGAACACCTGGAAGGCATAATCCTCGATCCAGAACGAGCGGTAGCCCGCGCCCAGAATGGGGCTGTTGAAGCCATATTCGAAAGCCGCCTGCCAGATATAGACCCGGTTGGTCAGGGTCGCGTCCCGGCCCAGTAATTCGAGGACTTCGCCGGTATTGGTGAGGACGAGGGCCAGCACCGGGATCGCCGCCATGGTCGTGACCGCCAGCCGGAGATAGACCGGCATGCCGCCCCGGCGCGGCTCCCAGACGATGACGATGCTGATGAAGGCCGCCATGCACGCCACGATCGCGGTCGCCGCGTGCGCCTTCCACAGGCACAGCAGGAAAATCCCCAGCAGGACCGCGTCATAGGCCTGGAAGCGCCATGCCGTGCGGCGCAGGACCCAGATCGCCAGCAGGCCGAGGGCCATCACGCGGCCGAACATGGTGTTGATGCCGACAATGCCGCGCCACCAGCCCGCCTTGCGGATGTCGCCGGTTTCGTAGGCCGTCATGGGCAGGGTGAAGATGCCGATGATGCTGATGATGGCGACGAGGGCGAGCGCGATGCCAGTCAGCTTCAGCAGGTCGCGCAGCGGAAATCTCAGCGCCAGGTAGAAGCAGAACACGCTCGTCATCACCAGCGCCATGCTGCGCCGGAACGCCACCATCGGCTCCACCGACCACAGGCACGACAGCACCACATAGCCGAGCGCCACCAGCAGCAGCTTGTTCTGCGACAGAATGCCAAGCAGTTCATGGCTGTGC harbors:
- a CDS encoding O-antigen ligase family protein — its product is MDAKVPVWEKAFVVFTLFTACNALVLVLSATSVTAGQDGLDESNPLRFAILLTLYSISGILLVRRHSHELLGILSQNKLLLVALGYVVLSCLWSVEPMVAFRRSMALVMTSVFCFYLALRFPLRDLLKLTGIALALVAIISIIGIFTLPMTAYETGDIRKAGWWRGIVGINTMFGRVMALGLLAIWVLRRTAWRFQAYDAVLLGIFLLCLWKAHAATAIVACMAAFISIVIVWEPRRGGMPVYLRLAVTTMAAIPVLALVLTNTGEVLELLGRDATLTNRVYIWQAAFEYGFNSPILGAGYRSFWIEDYAFQVFFNTFGSENTKLGNGHNGFLDVWLELGLVGLVLVAALFGQMIYRALSYLAMTKDDAGAFFGGLMVFILVYSIAEKVIFEHSEITWMLFTSGLIGMRWQRRPVEAPEPAAAAGPAAQPPRLRQSLEPGE